The Halorhabdus rudnickae sequence CTACGACGTCCTCGTGATCGGCGGTGGGACCGGGAACAACGTTGCGGCAGCCGCGGCTGATGCGGGACTGGACACGGCACTGGTCGAGAAGGGACCACTTGGCGGCACCTGTCTCAACCGGGGCTGCAACCCCTCGAAGATGCTCATTCAGGCTGCCAGTGCTGCCCAGGATGTCCGGGAAGCTGATCGATTTTTCCTCGATGCTTCGCTTGAGGGCGTGGATTTCTCGGCTATCATCGCCGACATGGACGAGACGCTCTCGGGACTCGCCGAAGGTATGGAAGAGGCCTACCGCGAGAAGGACGATCTCACGCTATACAATGACGAGGCTGTCTTCGTGGACGAGCGAACCGTCACGGTCGACGGCGAGCGCGTCAGCGGTGACAAGGTCGTCGTCGCCGCCGGGAGTCGTCCACTCGTGCCGCCGATCGACGGCCTCGATTCGGTCGAGTATCTCACCAGTCGTGAAGCGCTGTATCTCGACGAACAACCCGAGAGCCTCGTCATCATCGGTGGCGGATATATCGCTGTCGAGTTGGGCTACTTCTTCGAAACGCTGGGGACAGACGTGCGCATCATCGAATCCGGTGAGACCCTTCTTGGCCGGGAAGATCCCGACGTGAGCGAGACGTTCACCGATATCGCACGCGATCGTCACGGGGTTCACACCGGGTATCGCGCGACTGCCGTCGAATCGGTAAACGGTTCCGTCCGGGTCACCGCTGAGAGCGAAGACGACGACGCGATCACCGTCGAGGGCGAAGAGGTGCTGGTCGCGGCGGGCCGACGACCGAACACGGACACACTCGACGTTGCGGCAGCCGGGATTGAGACGGACGACCGCGGGTTCATTCTGACGGATGAACGATTGCAGACCAGTGCGGAGAACGTCTGGGCCCAGGGCG is a genomic window containing:
- a CDS encoding FAD-dependent oxidoreductase, encoding MVHYDVLVIGGGTGNNVAAAAADAGLDTALVEKGPLGGTCLNRGCNPSKMLIQAASAAQDVREADRFFLDASLEGVDFSAIIADMDETLSGLAEGMEEAYREKDDLTLYNDEAVFVDERTVTVDGERVSGDKVVVAAGSRPLVPPIDGLDSVEYLTSREALYLDEQPESLVIIGGGYIAVELGYFFETLGTDVRIIESGETLLGREDPDVSETFTDIARDRHGVHTGYRATAVESVNGSVRVTAESEDDDAITVEGEEVLVAAGRRPNTDTLDVAAAGIETDDRGFILTDERLQTSAENVWAQGDIAGNAMFKHSGDYETRVAIDNVVHDANRPIDLSAMPHAVFTEP